One genomic region from Pseudomonas sp. R5-89-07 encodes:
- a CDS encoding GFA family protein, which yields MSKTSQGSCLCGAIRYQVMAPLKAATHCHCKKCQKGHGAAFASYASAPRTAVNIHAAADALRGYESSPGVTRQFCSQCGSSLFWSDANGAYPGWISIALGTLDTPFSASQQTHSCVESKVGWLSALQSI from the coding sequence ATGAGTAAAACCAGCCAAGGCAGCTGCCTCTGCGGCGCAATCCGCTATCAGGTCATGGCACCGCTCAAGGCCGCCACCCACTGCCACTGCAAAAAATGCCAGAAGGGCCACGGCGCAGCGTTCGCCAGCTACGCAAGCGCGCCCAGGACAGCGGTGAACATTCACGCTGCCGCAGATGCGCTGCGAGGCTATGAATCCTCGCCGGGCGTTACCCGTCAATTCTGTTCGCAGTGCGGCTCGTCACTGTTTTGGTCGGATGCCAACGGTGCTTATCCGGGCTGGATTTCGATTGCGCTGGGCACATTGGACACGCCTTTCAGTGCGTCGCAGCAAACGCACAGCTGTGTTGAGTCCAAGGTGGGCTGGCTTAGTGCACTCCAATCGATATGA
- a CDS encoding carboxynorspermidine decarboxylase, with amino-acid sequence MIKTPYYLIDKQKLLVNMQKIAYVREQSGAKALLALKCFATWSVFDLMQQYMDGTTSSSLYELKLGRQKFEGEAHAYSVAWADDEIEEMLENCDKIIFNSISQLQRFAERSEGKTRGLRVNPQVSSSDYLLADPARPFSRLGEWDPVKIDGVIDQISGFMFHNNCENGDFSLFDKMLGTIEERFGALLHKVQWVSLGGGIHFTGEGYALDAFCARLKAFSEKYGVQVYLEPGEAAITNSASLEVTVLDTLYNGKNLAVVDSSIEAHLLDLLIYRLNAKLAPSEGEHTYMVCGKSCLAGDIFGEYPFDRPLAIGDRLSFIDTAGYTMVKKNWFNGLKMPSIVVKQLDGTVEVVREFGYDDYLSSLS; translated from the coding sequence ATGATCAAAACGCCGTACTACCTCATCGACAAACAGAAGCTTCTGGTCAACATGCAGAAGATTGCCTACGTGCGCGAGCAGTCCGGCGCCAAGGCTCTGCTGGCGCTCAAGTGCTTTGCCACCTGGTCGGTGTTCGACCTGATGCAGCAATACATGGACGGCACCACGTCGTCGTCGCTGTATGAGCTCAAGCTCGGTCGCCAGAAGTTCGAAGGCGAGGCGCACGCCTACAGCGTGGCCTGGGCCGACGATGAAATCGAAGAGATGCTGGAGAACTGCGACAAGATCATCTTCAACTCCATCAGCCAGCTGCAGCGCTTTGCCGAACGCAGCGAAGGCAAGACCCGTGGCCTGCGCGTGAACCCGCAGGTGAGCAGCTCCGATTACCTGCTGGCCGACCCGGCGCGCCCGTTCAGTCGCCTGGGCGAGTGGGACCCGGTGAAGATCGACGGCGTGATCGATCAGATCTCCGGCTTCATGTTCCACAACAACTGCGAAAACGGCGACTTCAGTCTGTTCGACAAGATGCTCGGCACCATCGAAGAACGCTTCGGCGCGCTGCTGCACAAGGTCCAGTGGGTCAGCCTCGGCGGCGGCATCCATTTCACCGGTGAAGGCTATGCGCTGGACGCGTTTTGCGCGCGCTTGAAGGCATTCTCCGAGAAGTACGGCGTGCAGGTGTACCTGGAACCCGGCGAAGCGGCGATCACCAACAGTGCCTCCCTGGAAGTCACCGTGCTCGACACGCTCTACAACGGCAAAAATCTTGCCGTGGTCGACAGCTCCATCGAAGCGCACCTGCTGGACCTGCTGATCTACCGCCTCAACGCCAAGCTGGCGCCGAGCGAGGGTGAGCACACCTACATGGTGTGCGGCAAATCCTGCCTGGCCGGCGACATCTTCGGCGAGTACCCATTTGATCGTCCGCTGGCCATCGGCGATCGGCTGTCGTTCATCGACACCGCAGGCTACACCATGGTCAAGAAAAACTGGTTCAACGGCCTGAAAATGCCGTCCATCGTAGTGAAACAACTCGACGGTACAGTCGAGGTGGTTCGTGAATTTGGTTACGACGACTACCTGTCCAGCCTTTCGTAA
- a CDS encoding signal peptidase II, translating into MSTSPLVRGRTFALLAGIAFIALDQLVKLLALVSLHAKSFKIGSNPINLALELSLNPGAFLSLGAALPPQVKQLIFIIGVAVVVAWAMGWSLSNWNQPLRKVLPLYAIALGGIANLIDRVFRDGHVVDYMILNVGPAHTGVFNIADIAITVGALYLLIDLFVKPLKA; encoded by the coding sequence TTGAGCACGTCGCCCCTAGTGCGAGGCCGTACGTTCGCCCTCCTCGCTGGCATCGCATTCATCGCCCTGGACCAGCTTGTAAAACTATTGGCCCTAGTTTCACTGCATGCCAAAAGCTTCAAAATCGGCTCAAACCCAATCAATCTTGCTTTGGAGCTAAGCCTGAACCCCGGCGCATTCCTGAGCCTGGGCGCCGCTTTGCCGCCACAGGTCAAACAACTGATTTTTATCATCGGCGTAGCCGTCGTAGTGGCCTGGGCGATGGGATGGTCCCTCTCCAACTGGAACCAGCCACTGCGTAAAGTCTTGCCGCTGTACGCCATCGCCTTGGGTGGCATCGCAAACCTGATCGACCGGGTGTTTCGCGACGGCCATGTGGTTGATTACATGATCCTGAACGTCGGGCCAGCACATACCGGGGTATTCAATATTGCAGATATCGCGATTACCGTCGGCGCGTTGTACCTGCTAATCGACCTGTTCGTGAAGCCGCTTAAAGCCTAG
- a CDS encoding DUF6124 family protein, with protein sequence MIKDSPNPPEHLFTVRPNLCTETLLVNASQDLASINDIATHLAFDVDGAQRNIALGICRMLEGVQLLVDKALDEAHPAA encoded by the coding sequence ATGATCAAAGACAGCCCCAACCCCCCAGAACACCTCTTCACCGTACGCCCCAACCTGTGTACGGAAACCCTGCTGGTCAACGCATCCCAGGATCTAGCCTCCATCAACGATATCGCCACTCACCTGGCATTCGACGTCGATGGCGCTCAACGTAATATCGCACTGGGCATCTGCCGCATGCTCGAAGGCGTACAGCTGCTGGTGGACAAAGCACTGGATGAGGCTCATCCGGCTGCCTGA
- a CDS encoding saccharopine dehydrogenase family protein → MKKNVLIIGAGGVAKVVAYKCAQHNDELGRIAIASRNISKCQAIIDSVKAKGSLKVPADIQAFALNALDVEATKALIRETDSQIVINVGSAFLNMSVLRACIDTGVAYLDTAIHEEPGKVCETPPWYGNYEWNHLQECKEKNITAILGVGFDPGVVNAYAALAQQQHFDRIDSIDILDVNAGSHGKYFATNFDPEINFREFTGQVWSWQNSQWTSNTMFEVKRTDDLPVVGSQNLYLTGHDEVHSLSKNLDVPNVRFWMSFGEHYINVFTVLKNLGLLSEKPVKTAEGLEVVPLKVVKAVLPDPSSLAPGYTGKTCIGDLVKGTKNGQPREMFIYNVADHEEAFAETDSQGISYTAGVPPVAAALLVARGEWDVKHMANVEELPAEPFLKALDGMGLPTRIKDEHGDRAWDAKA, encoded by the coding sequence TTGAAAAAGAACGTTCTTATCATTGGTGCAGGAGGTGTCGCCAAGGTGGTGGCCTACAAGTGCGCGCAGCACAACGACGAACTCGGTCGTATTGCTATCGCGTCGCGCAACATCTCCAAATGCCAGGCCATCATCGACAGCGTCAAGGCCAAGGGTAGCCTCAAGGTACCCGCCGACATCCAAGCCTTCGCGCTGAACGCCCTGGACGTGGAAGCGACCAAGGCCCTGATCCGCGAGACCGACTCGCAGATCGTCATCAACGTAGGTTCCGCGTTTCTCAACATGTCGGTGCTGCGTGCCTGCATCGATACGGGCGTGGCTTACCTGGACACCGCCATCCACGAAGAGCCGGGCAAGGTCTGCGAGACCCCGCCGTGGTACGGCAACTATGAATGGAACCATCTGCAAGAGTGCAAAGAGAAGAACATCACCGCCATCCTTGGCGTGGGCTTCGACCCAGGTGTCGTCAACGCGTACGCCGCGCTGGCGCAGCAACAGCATTTCGACCGCATTGATTCGATCGATATTCTCGACGTCAATGCCGGCTCCCATGGCAAATACTTCGCCACCAATTTCGACCCGGAAATCAACTTCCGCGAGTTCACCGGACAGGTGTGGAGCTGGCAGAACAGCCAGTGGACCAGCAACACCATGTTCGAAGTCAAACGCACCGACGACCTGCCGGTCGTCGGTTCGCAGAACCTTTACCTCACCGGCCACGATGAAGTGCACTCGCTGTCGAAAAACCTCGACGTGCCGAACGTGCGCTTCTGGATGAGCTTCGGCGAGCACTACATCAACGTGTTCACCGTGCTGAAAAACCTCGGCCTGCTTTCCGAGAAGCCAGTCAAGACCGCCGAAGGCCTGGAAGTGGTGCCGTTGAAAGTGGTCAAGGCCGTGCTGCCCGACCCGTCTTCGCTCGCTCCGGGCTACACCGGCAAGACCTGCATTGGCGATCTGGTCAAAGGCACCAAAAACGGCCAGCCGCGTGAGATGTTTATCTACAACGTGGCGGATCACGAAGAAGCCTTCGCGGAAACCGACAGCCAGGGCATCTCCTACACCGCCGGCGTTCCGCCAGTAGCCGCTGCGCTGCTGGTAGCGCGTGGCGAGTGGGACGTGAAGCACATGGCCAACGTTGAGGAACTGCCGGCTGAGCCGTTCCTCAAAGCGCTGGATGGGATGGGCTTGCCGACTCGGATCAAAGACGAGCACGGCGATCGCGCCTGGGATGCAAAGGCCTGA
- a CDS encoding zeta toxin family protein — protein MLVNYINPDAIELGIRETGFFDFAAFGLYRYAKCAITFLRSHSLLSKFPDSLVKLDDLAAKGERIIFASRNIDSYIASALSDYIRVSLIGERVSFTFETVMSDGSKIELLRQAKAAGYRVYVYYVATADADINVARVAYRASIGGHDVPPDKIRSRYKRSLENLSEAILLSNRAYIFDNSQDGEPRFAQIAEITEGEDIDIVADTQPAWFQQYVIDKLT, from the coding sequence TTGCTGGTCAATTACATCAATCCTGATGCAATTGAGCTGGGCATTCGTGAAACGGGTTTTTTCGATTTTGCTGCCTTCGGGCTGTACCGCTACGCCAAGTGTGCGATCACGTTCTTGCGCAGCCATTCGCTGCTTTCAAAGTTTCCTGATTCCCTTGTCAAACTGGATGACCTGGCCGCCAAGGGTGAACGGATCATTTTTGCTTCGCGCAACATCGACTCCTATATCGCTTCCGCTCTTTCTGACTATATTCGGGTGTCTCTGATTGGGGAACGCGTAAGTTTTACATTCGAGACAGTCATGTCGGACGGCAGCAAAATTGAGCTGCTAAGGCAGGCGAAAGCTGCTGGTTATCGGGTATACGTTTATTACGTTGCTACTGCGGATGCTGATATTAACGTTGCTCGGGTTGCCTACCGGGCCTCTATAGGTGGCCATGATGTACCACCGGACAAGATTCGATCTCGTTATAAGCGCTCTTTGGAAAACCTGTCAGAGGCGATTCTCTTATCCAATCGAGCCTATATCTTTGACAATTCGCAAGACGGCGAGCCCAGGTTTGCGCAAATTGCCGAGATTACAGAAGGCGAGGATATCGATATTGTTGCGGACACCCAGCCTGCATGGTTTCAGCAGTATGTCATCGATAAGTTGACGTAG
- a CDS encoding LLM class flavin-dependent oxidoreductase: MSIEFIGYIGGHHASEIHPRSGPTLQPDYVERVARAHEEAGFDRALVAFHSNSPDSTLIAAHAASVTQRLKFLIAHRPGFAQPTLAARQFATLDVFNGGRTAVHIITGGDDRELRADGSHIGKDERYARTDEYLSVVRQEWTSDKPFDFAGTYYQVEGAYSSVKSPQQPHIPVYFGGSSAAAIAVAGKHADVYALWGETYEQVREVVTQVRAEAARHGRTIRFSLSLRPILAETEELAWQRADTILQQATALAEQSGFVRREPPNEGSRRLLAAAAQGSRLDKRLWTGIAGLLGAQGNSTSLVGTAEQVAQALLDYYDLGITTFLIRGFDPLNDAIDYGKTLIPLTRQLVAERERARQVA, encoded by the coding sequence ATGAGCATCGAATTCATCGGCTACATCGGCGGCCACCATGCCTCCGAAATCCACCCGCGCAGCGGCCCCACCCTGCAGCCGGACTACGTTGAACGTGTGGCGCGCGCCCATGAAGAGGCCGGCTTCGACCGTGCCCTGGTGGCCTTCCATTCCAACAGCCCGGACAGCACACTGATCGCCGCCCACGCCGCCAGCGTGACGCAACGGCTCAAATTCCTGATCGCCCACCGCCCAGGCTTCGCCCAGCCCACGTTGGCCGCGCGCCAGTTCGCCACGTTGGATGTGTTCAACGGCGGCCGTACCGCCGTGCATATCATCACCGGCGGCGACGACCGCGAGCTGCGTGCCGACGGCAGCCATATCGGCAAGGACGAGCGCTATGCGCGCACCGATGAATACTTGAGCGTGGTGCGTCAGGAATGGACCAGCGACAAACCCTTCGACTTCGCCGGCACGTACTATCAGGTCGAAGGGGCGTACTCCAGCGTGAAGTCGCCGCAACAGCCGCATATCCCGGTGTACTTCGGCGGCTCGTCCGCGGCGGCGATTGCGGTGGCAGGCAAGCATGCGGATGTGTATGCGCTGTGGGGCGAAACCTATGAGCAGGTGCGCGAGGTCGTGACCCAGGTGCGTGCCGAAGCGGCGCGGCACGGGCGTACGATTCGCTTCAGCCTGTCATTGCGGCCGATCCTCGCCGAGACGGAAGAACTGGCATGGCAGCGGGCAGACACTATCTTGCAGCAAGCCACGGCGCTGGCCGAGCAAAGCGGCTTTGTGCGGCGCGAACCACCCAATGAAGGCTCGCGCCGGTTGCTGGCGGCAGCGGCCCAAGGCTCGCGTCTGGATAAGCGCCTGTGGACCGGGATTGCCGGCTTGCTCGGCGCACAGGGCAATTCCACCTCGCTGGTGGGCACGGCCGAACAGGTCGCGCAGGCGTTGCTGGATTACTACGACCTGGGCATCACCACGTTCCTGATTCGCGGGTTCGATCCGCTCAATGATGCGATCGACTACGGCAAGACGCTGATACCGCTGACCCGCCAGCTGGTCGCCGAACGCGAACGGGCCAGGCAAGTCGCTTGA
- the glsB gene encoding glutaminase B yields the protein MQALLESILDEVRPLIGLGKVADYIPALADVPANQLGIAVYGNDGAAYCAGDADTLFSVQSISKVFSLVQAIDHGGETIWERLGHEPSGQPFNSMVQLEFERGRPRNPFINAGALVICDINQSRFAVPILSMRDFVRRLSGNPQILVNSVVADSEAQHGARNAAMAYLMKSFGNFHNDVDAVLHSYFNYCALQMSCLDLARAFSFLANEGVSAHSGEQILTARQTKQVNSIMATSGLYDEAGNFAYRVGLPGKSGVGGGIVAVVPGQFTVCVWSPELNAAGNSLAGMKALELLSERIGWSVF from the coding sequence ATGCAGGCGCTGCTGGAGTCGATCCTCGACGAAGTGCGCCCCCTGATCGGCCTCGGCAAAGTCGCCGACTACATCCCCGCCCTGGCCGACGTGCCCGCCAACCAGCTGGGCATCGCGGTATATGGCAACGACGGCGCGGCCTACTGCGCCGGTGATGCCGACACGCTGTTCTCGGTGCAGAGCATTTCCAAGGTGTTCAGCCTGGTGCAGGCCATCGACCACGGCGGCGAAACCATCTGGGAACGCCTGGGCCACGAACCGTCGGGGCAACCGTTCAACTCCATGGTGCAACTGGAATTCGAACGAGGCCGCCCGCGCAACCCGTTTATCAACGCCGGCGCGCTGGTGATCTGCGACATCAACCAGTCACGCTTCGCCGTGCCGATCCTGTCGATGCGCGATTTCGTACGGCGCCTGTCCGGCAACCCGCAGATCCTGGTCAACAGCGTGGTCGCCGATTCGGAAGCGCAGCACGGCGCGCGCAACGCGGCCATGGCTTACCTGATGAAGTCATTCGGCAACTTTCACAATGATGTGGACGCGGTGCTGCACAGTTATTTCAATTACTGCGCCTTGCAGATGAGCTGCCTGGACCTGGCCAGGGCGTTCAGCTTCCTGGCCAACGAGGGCGTGAGTGCCCACAGTGGCGAGCAGATTCTGACGGCGCGCCAGACCAAGCAAGTCAACTCGATCATGGCCACCAGCGGGCTGTATGACGAGGCGGGTAACTTTGCCTACCGGGTGGGATTACCGGGCAAGAGCGGGGTAGGCGGCGGGATTGTCGCGGTGGTGCCGGGGCAGTTTACGGTGTGCGTGTGGTCGCCGGAACTGAATGCAGCGGGGAATTCGCTGGCGGGGATGAAGGCGTTGGAGTTGTTGAGTGAGCGGATTGGGTGGTCGGTGTTTTGA
- the uvrA gene encoding excinuclease ABC subunit UvrA — protein sequence MTSQRNIPSPTAQHTGFVRVRGAREHNLRNVDVDIPRDALVVFTGVSGSGKSSLAFSTVYAEAQRRYFESVAPYARRLIDQVGVPDVDSIEGLPPAVALQQQRGTPSARSSVGSVTTLSSLIRMLYSRAGSYPPGQAMLYAEDFSPNLPQGACPQCHGLGRVYEVTEALMVPDPSLTIRQRAVASWPLAWQGQNLRDILVTLGYDVDIPWRDLPKKQRDWILFTEETPTVPVYAGFTPAQTRDALKRKLEPSYQGTFSGARRYILHTFAHTQSALMKKRVSQFMQGSACPLCEGKRLTKAALSVKFAGVDIGELSQLSLNRLAELLRPVAAGQDKMKLSVEKRLAAQRIAEDLLERVSTLIELGLGYLSLERSTPTLSSGELQRLRLATQLGSQLFGVIYVLDEPSAGLHPADGEALFSALARLKAAGNSLFVVEHDLETMRRADWLIDVGPAAGEHGGQVLYSGPPAGLADIAASQTREYLFAQARPSNQARREPSGWLKLQGVTRNNLNNLEVGFPLGCFTAVTGISGSGKSSLVSQALLELVSSGLGRVLESVDEPSLEDAAPAASEGRISAGLEHIRRLVQVDQKPIGRTPRSNLATYTGLFDNVRKLFAATPTAKKRGYDAGQFSFNVAKGRCPNCEGEGFVSVELLFMPSVYAPCPTCHGARYNPETLAVKWQGLNIAQVLGLTVEQAVDVFAEQPSVLRALQVLRDIGLGYLRLGQPATELSGGEAQRIKLATELQRNARGATLYVLDEPTTGLHPRDVDRLLSQLNQLVEAGHTVVVVEHEMRVVAQSDWVIDIGPGAGDSGGKVVASGTPQTVANSKTSRTAPFLARELG from the coding sequence ATGACTTCACAGCGCAACATCCCTTCACCGACCGCCCAGCACACCGGCTTCGTGCGGGTGCGCGGCGCTCGCGAACACAACTTGCGTAACGTCGATGTGGATATCCCGCGCGATGCCCTGGTGGTGTTTACCGGGGTGTCCGGTTCCGGCAAGTCGTCCCTGGCGTTTTCCACCGTATACGCCGAGGCCCAGCGTCGCTATTTCGAATCGGTGGCGCCCTATGCGCGTCGTTTGATCGACCAGGTCGGTGTGCCGGATGTCGACAGTATCGAAGGCTTGCCGCCCGCCGTGGCCCTGCAACAGCAGCGTGGCACGCCGAGTGCGCGCTCCTCCGTGGGCAGTGTGACCACCTTGTCGAGCCTGATCCGCATGCTGTATTCGCGCGCCGGCAGCTACCCGCCGGGGCAGGCGATGCTGTATGCCGAGGACTTTTCGCCGAACCTGCCCCAGGGCGCGTGCCCGCAATGCCATGGCCTGGGCCGCGTGTATGAAGTGACCGAAGCGTTGATGGTGCCCGATCCATCCCTGACCATCCGCCAGCGCGCGGTGGCGTCCTGGCCGTTGGCGTGGCAGGGGCAGAACCTGCGGGATATCCTCGTGACCCTGGGCTATGACGTGGATATCCCGTGGCGCGACCTGCCGAAAAAACAGCGCGACTGGATTCTGTTCACCGAAGAAACCCCCACCGTGCCGGTGTACGCCGGCTTCACGCCGGCGCAAACCCGCGATGCCCTCAAGCGCAAGCTGGAGCCCAGTTACCAGGGCACTTTCAGCGGCGCGCGGCGCTACATTCTGCACACCTTCGCCCACACCCAAAGTGCGCTGATGAAAAAGCGCGTGTCGCAGTTCATGCAAGGCAGTGCCTGCCCGTTGTGCGAGGGCAAACGGCTGACCAAGGCGGCGCTGTCGGTGAAGTTTGCCGGGGTGGATATCGGTGAGCTGTCGCAACTGTCCCTGAACCGCCTGGCCGAGTTGCTGCGGCCGGTGGCGGCGGGGCAGGACAAGATGAAATTGTCGGTGGAAAAACGCCTGGCGGCCCAACGTATCGCCGAGGATTTGCTGGAACGGGTCAGCACCTTGATCGAACTGGGGCTGGGCTATCTGTCCCTGGAGCGCAGCACGCCGACCCTGTCGTCCGGAGAGTTGCAGCGCCTGCGCCTGGCCACTCAACTGGGCTCGCAGTTGTTCGGCGTGATCTACGTGCTGGATGAGCCTTCCGCAGGCCTGCATCCGGCCGATGGCGAGGCCTTGTTCAGCGCACTTGCGCGCTTGAAGGCCGCCGGTAATTCGCTGTTTGTGGTCGAGCATGACCTGGAAACCATGCGCCGCGCCGACTGGCTGATCGATGTGGGCCCGGCCGCGGGCGAACACGGCGGCCAAGTGCTGTACAGCGGCCCGCCCGCGGGGTTGGCGGATATCGCCGCATCGCAGACTCGTGAGTACCTGTTTGCCCAAGCGCGCCCGTCGAATCAGGCGCGGCGCGAACCCAGCGGCTGGCTGAAGCTGCAAGGGGTGACGCGCAATAACTTGAACAATCTTGAGGTGGGTTTCCCGCTGGGCTGCTTCACGGCGGTAACCGGGATTTCCGGTTCGGGCAAGTCCAGCCTGGTCAGCCAGGCGCTGTTGGAACTGGTCAGCAGTGGCCTTGGGCGCGTGCTGGAAAGTGTCGATGAGCCGAGTCTGGAAGACGCTGCGCCCGCCGCCAGCGAGGGGCGCATCAGCGCCGGGCTGGAGCATATTCGCCGTCTGGTGCAGGTGGACCAGAAACCCATTGGCCGTACGCCGCGTTCCAACCTGGCGACCTACACCGGGCTGTTCGACAACGTGCGCAAACTGTTCGCCGCCACGCCCACCGCGAAGAAGCGCGGTTACGACGCGGGGCAGTTCTCCTTCAACGTCGCCAAGGGCCGTTGCCCGAACTGCGAAGGCGAGGGCTTTGTCAGCGTTGAATTGCTGTTCATGCCCAGCGTGTATGCGCCATGCCCGACCTGTCACGGTGCGCGATACAACCCCGAGACCCTGGCGGTCAAATGGCAAGGCTTGAACATCGCCCAAGTGCTGGGCTTGACGGTGGAGCAGGCCGTCGACGTGTTCGCCGAGCAACCGAGCGTGCTGCGCGCACTGCAGGTGCTGCGCGATATCGGCCTGGGCTATCTGCGTCTCGGCCAGCCGGCCACCGAGCTGTCCGGGGGTGAGGCGCAGCGCATCAAGCTGGCGACCGAGCTGCAACGCAATGCGCGGGGCGCCACGTTATATGTACTGGACGAACCGACCACCGGGCTGCATCCCAGGGACGTCGACCGCTTGCTCAGCCAGCTCAATCAATTGGTGGAGGCGGGGCATACGGTGGTGGTGGTCGAGCATGAAATGCGCGTGGTGGCCCAGAGCGACTGGGTCATCGACATTGGCCCCGGCGCCGGGGATTCGGGCGGGAAAGTGGTTGCCAGTGGTACGCCGCAGACGGTCGCCAACAGTAAAACCAGCCGCACGGCGCCATTCCTGGCGCGAGAACTTGGCTAG
- a CDS encoding ATP-binding protein — protein MQFLSNPHGCEGWAGEMAQQIRAFDWSTTDLGPIDRWSTSLACTVQMMLASPVPMVMLWGRAGYMIYNDSYSVFAGGRHPYLLGTPVELGWPEVAEFNRHVVDTCLAGGTLSFNNKELVLSRNGKPENLWLDLYYSPVAGDDQQPAGVLAIVVETTELVRSERVRQELTHNLEQRVAAEVQARSAAEEQLRQSQKLEAIGGLTGGVAHDFNNLLQVIAGNLHLLARHEPDNPQVQRRVAAAIAAVERGATLSSQLLAFARRQPLSPAVYNPQRIYAGLGELLQRALGETIHLDVQLPQDSWCINVDRNQLENALLNLAINARDAMQGEGVIRITGENIILNPAECAGKSIKPGEYVRLAVTDTGVGMPPTVLKRAFEPFFTTKREGQGTGLGLSMVFGFVRQSGGHVDIWSEENKGSVVQMYFPRSLEPEHLDLDTGEESLCTGQETILVVEDNEGVRLTVVELLQQSGYTVLTAEDGDQAMAKLQSGLQPELIFTDVVMPGRVKSIDLANWAREQAPPIPVLFTSGHTRDILSSNHLLSADIHLLSKPYSPDALTQRVRSVLTARQGCP, from the coding sequence ATGCAATTTTTATCCAACCCCCACGGCTGTGAAGGCTGGGCCGGTGAAATGGCCCAGCAGATTCGCGCGTTTGACTGGTCAACCACCGACCTGGGCCCGATCGATCGCTGGTCCACCAGCCTGGCCTGCACCGTGCAGATGATGCTCGCCTCGCCAGTGCCCATGGTGATGCTGTGGGGGCGGGCCGGTTACATGATCTACAACGACAGCTACTCGGTGTTCGCGGGCGGGCGCCATCCGTACTTGCTGGGCACGCCGGTGGAGCTGGGCTGGCCGGAAGTGGCCGAGTTCAACCGGCATGTGGTGGACACCTGCCTGGCGGGTGGCACCTTGTCGTTCAACAACAAGGAACTGGTGTTGTCGCGTAACGGCAAGCCGGAAAACCTGTGGCTGGACCTGTATTACAGCCCTGTGGCCGGCGATGACCAGCAACCGGCCGGCGTGCTGGCCATCGTGGTGGAGACCACTGAACTGGTGCGCTCCGAGCGGGTGCGCCAGGAGCTGACCCATAATCTGGAGCAGCGCGTGGCGGCCGAAGTGCAGGCGCGTTCCGCCGCCGAGGAGCAATTGCGCCAGTCACAGAAGCTGGAAGCGATTGGTGGCCTGACCGGCGGCGTGGCCCACGACTTCAATAACCTGCTGCAAGTGATCGCCGGCAACCTGCACCTGCTGGCGCGGCATGAGCCGGACAACCCGCAGGTGCAACGGCGGGTGGCTGCCGCCATCGCTGCGGTGGAACGCGGCGCTACGCTGTCCTCGCAACTGCTGGCGTTTGCCCGGCGCCAACCGTTGTCGCCGGCGGTGTACAACCCGCAACGCATCTACGCCGGTCTCGGTGAACTGCTGCAACGCGCGCTGGGCGAGACCATTCACCTGGACGTGCAGCTGCCGCAGGATTCCTGGTGCATCAACGTCGACCGCAACCAACTGGAAAACGCACTGCTCAACCTGGCGATCAATGCCCGCGACGCCATGCAAGGCGAGGGTGTGATTCGTATCACTGGCGAAAATATCATTCTCAACCCGGCCGAATGCGCGGGCAAAAGCATCAAGCCCGGCGAGTACGTGCGCCTGGCGGTCACCGACACCGGCGTGGGCATGCCGCCGACGGTGCTCAAGCGTGCGTTCGAGCCGTTCTTCACCACCAAGCGCGAGGGGCAGGGCACCGGCCTGGGGCTGAGCATGGTGTTTGGCTTTGTGCGCCAAAGCGGCGGGCATGTCGACATCTGGAGCGAGGAGAACAAAGGCTCGGTGGTGCAGATGTATTTTCCGCGCAGCCTGGAACCGGAACACCTGGACCTGGATACCGGCGAGGAAAGCCTCTGCACCGGCCAGGAAACCATTCTGGTGGTAGAGGACAATGAAGGCGTGCGCCTGACCGTGGTGGAGCTGCTGCAGCAATCGGGCTACACCGTGCTGACCGCTGAAGACGGCGACCAGGCCATGGCCAAACTGCAGTCCGGCCTGCAACCGGAATTGATCTTCACCGATGTGGTGATGCCCGGCCGCGTCAAGAGCATCGACCTGGCCAACTGGGCGCGAGAGCAGGCGCCGCCGATCCCGGTGCTGTTCACCTCCGGCCACACCCGCGACATTCTTTCCTCCAATCATCTGCTCAGTGCCGATATTCACCTGCTGAGCAAACCCTACAGCCCCGACGCCCTGACGCAACGGGTGCGCAGCGTGCTCACCGCCAGACAAGGTTGTCCATGA